A single region of the Vicia villosa cultivar HV-30 ecotype Madison, WI linkage group LG4, Vvil1.0, whole genome shotgun sequence genome encodes:
- the LOC131597406 gene encoding uncharacterized protein LOC131597406, whose protein sequence is MVAGRNDDAIAEALIRLAGAIGQAPHANAGNGEKNKFPPIFKGEHEPEKAQAWLKDIKKIFRVMNFTDVQKVRFCTHMLEKEAEDWWSNTIHRFDEECMKVSWALFRDAFLENYFPEDVRGKKEVEFLELKQGNGTVVEYAARFQELIKYCPYYTTMNAERSKFLKFVNGLRHDIKKAIGYE, encoded by the coding sequence ATGGTTGCGGGAAGGAATGATGACGCTATTGCAGAAGCATTGATAAGGTTAGCTGGTGCCATTGGGCAAGCGCCGCATGCGAATGCTGGTAATGGAGAAAAGAATAAATTTCCGCCGATCTTTAAGGGAGAGCATGAACCTGAAAAGGCACAAGCATGGTTGAAAGATATCAAAAAAATCTTTCGAGTCATGAATTTTACTGATGTGCAGAAGGTGCGGTTTTGCACTCACATGCTAGAGAAggaagctgaggattggtggagtaatactatACATAGATTTGATGAGGAATGCATGAAAGTTTCTTGggctcttttccgtgatgcatttttggaaaactattttccggaaGATGTGCGCGGAAAGAAAGAGGTGGAATTTCTAGaattgaagcaaggaaatggaaCAGTGGTGGAGTATGCTGCAAGATTCCAAGAGTTGATCAAGTATTGTCCTTATTACACTACTATGAATGCGGAGAGGTCTAAGTTCTTGAAGTTTGTAAATGGTTTAAggcatgatatcaagaaggccATTGGTTACGAATAG